The following proteins are encoded in a genomic region of Fundidesulfovibrio soli:
- the ctaD gene encoding cytochrome c oxidase subunit I yields the protein MDHGNVDGLGFLASAPGRGGLLSWIGSTDHKRIGLLYMGCIVFMFFCGSILGMILRLKLMTPGSTLVGPQTYNAMFTLHGVIMIFLVVIPSIPASLGNILLPLQIGAEDVSFPRLNLFSWWLYVLGAVLALVSIFTGTGAPDTGWTFYVPFSERTTTNVSMAVTAVTILGFSSILTGLNFVTTIHRLRAPGMTWTRLPLFVWSLYATAWIQVLATPILGITLALVFAERVLHLGLFDPGRGGDPLLYQHLFWIYSHPAVYIMVLPAMGVISDIIPVFARKNIFGYKMIAFSSLAIAFAGSLVWAHHMFTSGMSDTAVLVFSFLTFIVAIPSAIKVFNWVSTLYKGSISVDPPLLFSLGFIFMFSVGGLTGLVQGSAGTDIHVHDTYFIVGHFHYVIFGGTGLGLFAALHFWLPKIFGRMYDKTVAKLSFWIILAGMNLLYFPMFILGLEGLPRRYYDYLPKYAHGQMLSTVGSWILAVGLVMMFANLYRGIRRGPLAGDNPWGAATLEWTTSSPPPADNFATEPVVTRGPYDFRGVARRD from the coding sequence ATGGATCACGGCAACGTCGACGGCCTCGGCTTCCTCGCCAGCGCCCCGGGCAGAGGAGGGCTCCTCTCCTGGATAGGGAGCACGGATCACAAGCGCATCGGCCTGCTCTACATGGGCTGCATTGTGTTCATGTTCTTCTGCGGGTCAATCCTGGGCATGATCCTGCGCCTCAAGCTCATGACGCCGGGCAGCACCCTGGTGGGGCCGCAGACCTACAACGCCATGTTCACGCTCCACGGCGTGATCATGATCTTCCTGGTGGTCATCCCGAGCATCCCTGCCTCCTTGGGCAACATCCTGCTCCCTCTGCAGATCGGCGCGGAGGACGTGTCCTTTCCCAGGCTGAACCTGTTCTCCTGGTGGCTCTACGTGCTGGGCGCGGTGCTCGCGCTGGTCTCCATATTCACCGGCACGGGAGCGCCCGACACGGGCTGGACGTTCTACGTGCCTTTCAGCGAGCGGACCACCACCAACGTCTCCATGGCCGTGACCGCCGTGACCATCCTGGGCTTCTCCTCCATCCTCACGGGGCTGAACTTCGTCACGACTATTCACCGCCTGCGCGCTCCGGGCATGACCTGGACGCGCCTGCCGCTGTTCGTCTGGTCCTTGTACGCCACGGCCTGGATCCAGGTGCTGGCCACGCCGATCCTGGGCATCACCCTCGCGCTGGTGTTCGCCGAGCGAGTGCTGCACCTGGGCCTGTTCGACCCCGGGCGAGGCGGCGACCCGCTGCTCTACCAGCACCTGTTCTGGATCTATTCGCACCCGGCGGTCTACATCATGGTGCTGCCGGCCATGGGCGTGATCTCCGACATCATCCCGGTGTTCGCCCGCAAGAACATCTTCGGCTACAAGATGATCGCCTTCTCAAGCCTTGCCATCGCCTTCGCCGGTTCGCTGGTCTGGGCGCATCACATGTTCACCAGCGGCATGAGCGACACGGCGGTGCTGGTGTTCTCCTTCCTGACGTTCATCGTGGCCATCCCCTCGGCCATCAAGGTGTTCAACTGGGTCTCCACGCTCTACAAGGGCTCCATCAGCGTGGATCCCCCGCTGCTGTTCTCGCTGGGGTTCATCTTCATGTTCTCGGTGGGCGGCCTCACCGGGCTGGTTCAGGGCTCCGCGGGCACGGACATCCACGTGCATGACACCTATTTCATCGTGGGCCACTTCCATTACGTCATTTTCGGCGGGACGGGCCTGGGGCTTTTCGCGGCGCTGCACTTCTGGCTGCCCAAGATATTCGGCAGGATGTACGACAAGACGGTGGCCAAGCTCTCCTTCTGGATCATCCTGGCGGGCATGAACCTGCTGTACTTCCCCATGTTCATCCTCGGGCTGGAGGGCCTGCCCAGGCGGTATTACGACTACCTGCCCAAGTACGCCCACGGGCAGATGCTCTCGACGGTCGGCTCCTGGATACTGGCCGTGGGGCTGGTCATGATGTTCGCCAATCTGTACCGGGGCATCCGGCGCGGCCCCCTGGCCGGGGACAACCCCTGGGGCGCGGCCACGCTGGAGTGGACAACATCGTCCCCGCCGCCCGCTGACAATTTCGCTACGGAGCCCGTTGTGACGCGCGGCCCCTACGACTTCCGCGGAGTTGCGCGCCGTGACTGA
- a CDS encoding cytochrome c oxidase subunit 3 family protein, with protein MTEHRDYAGGKLGMWLFLFTEILLFGGLFLLYAAYLHRYPADFNAGGKQLDVVLGAANTVILITSSFTVAASITALRLGETTRCLWLLAATVALALGFLVNKFFEWSAKFGHGIYPGSEHLMRLPPGENLFFGLYYAMTGLHGLHVLIGATLLTVTAALVRRGRVTQGNFGLLENAGLYWHLVDLVWIFLFPLFYLIA; from the coding sequence GTGACTGAGCACCGCGACTACGCCGGGGGCAAGCTCGGCATGTGGTTATTCCTGTTCACGGAGATACTGCTCTTCGGGGGGCTGTTCCTGCTCTACGCGGCCTACCTGCACCGCTATCCGGCGGACTTCAACGCCGGGGGCAAGCAGCTCGACGTGGTTCTCGGCGCGGCCAACACGGTGATACTCATCACCTCCAGCTTCACCGTCGCCGCCTCCATCACGGCCCTGCGGCTGGGGGAGACCACGCGCTGCCTGTGGCTGCTGGCCGCCACCGTGGCCCTGGCCCTGGGCTTCCTGGTGAACAAATTCTTCGAATGGAGCGCCAAGTTCGGCCACGGAATCTATCCCGGTTCAGAGCATCTGATGCGGTTGCCCCCCGGCGAGAACCTCTTCTTCGGGCTCTATTACGCCATGACCGGCCTGCACGGGCTGCACGTGCTCATCGGGGCCACGCTGCTTACCGTCACCGCGGCGCTGGTGCGCAGGGGCAGAGTGACACAGGGGAACTTCGGGCTGCTGGAAAACGCCGGGCTGTATTGGCATCTGGTGGACCTGGTCTGGATATTCCTGTTCCCCCTTTTCTACCTCATTGCCTAG
- a CDS encoding cytochrome C oxidase subunit IV family protein → MSDAQNDAGSHPLSYRFLAGIWAALLALTALTISVARVDLGFFNVVVALGIASLKSALVIFFFMHLKYENRTIKTMVLVAFVVLAICIGLTFSDVGFRR, encoded by the coding sequence ATGTCCGACGCACAAAACGATGCCGGGTCGCACCCGCTGAGCTACCGCTTCCTGGCGGGCATCTGGGCCGCGCTGCTGGCGCTCACGGCCCTGACCATATCCGTGGCCCGGGTCGATCTGGGCTTTTTCAATGTCGTGGTGGCGCTGGGCATCGCCAGCCTCAAATCGGCCCTGGTCATATTCTTCTTCATGCACCTCAAGTACGAGAACAGGACGATCAAAACCATGGTGCTGGTGGCGTTCGTGGTGCTGGCGATCTGCATCGGGCTCACGTTCTCCGACGTGGGCTTCAGGCGGTGA
- the coxB gene encoding cytochrome c oxidase subunit II → MNQAYDAVAGVDRTFLIIFVTAAALLVIVTLTMIFFVVRYDRKRNPVPSDIDGNLWAEIAWTVIPTLIVLGLFHYGWTSYQGLRTVPPDAMEVSVTARMWSWNFAYEGGRRSDVLVVPVGRAVKLNVTSKDVIHGVFVPAFRIKVDAVPGMTTHAWFRADKPGEHDLFCSVYCGLKHADMHTTVRAVSEEEFKKWLEEVPAEGAHPGKALLERYGCLGCHTLDGSESVGPTLKDIAGSKVVLITPKGVERTVTVDAAYLKEAIAGKKEATMKGYDPLMPSFSGQIPDADIDQMVDFLLKGEKAALPDGKAVAESQGCTGCHSTDGSVLVGPSFKGLMGSVTRVTVDGTEKDEVVNRAFVLEVLSHPDKHRVKGFDPIMPAYPQLTEQEKQALLLYLESMGTGGGQGHQDQHPHEGHK, encoded by the coding sequence ATGAACCAGGCCTACGATGCGGTAGCCGGTGTGGACCGGACCTTCCTGATCATCTTCGTCACAGCGGCGGCGCTCCTGGTGATCGTCACGCTCACCATGATCTTCTTCGTGGTGCGCTACGACCGCAAGCGCAACCCCGTGCCCAGCGACATCGACGGCAACCTCTGGGCTGAAATCGCCTGGACGGTCATCCCCACGCTCATCGTGCTGGGGCTGTTCCACTACGGCTGGACCAGCTACCAGGGGCTGCGCACCGTGCCGCCGGACGCCATGGAGGTGTCCGTGACAGCCAGGATGTGGTCCTGGAACTTCGCCTACGAGGGGGGACGCCGCAGCGACGTGCTGGTTGTGCCCGTGGGCCGGGCCGTGAAGCTTAACGTAACCTCCAAGGACGTGATCCACGGCGTCTTTGTGCCCGCGTTCCGCATCAAGGTGGACGCCGTTCCCGGCATGACCACCCATGCCTGGTTCCGCGCGGACAAGCCCGGCGAGCACGACCTGTTCTGTTCGGTGTACTGCGGTCTCAAGCACGCGGATATGCACACCACGGTGCGCGCCGTTTCCGAAGAGGAATTCAAGAAGTGGCTGGAGGAGGTCCCGGCCGAGGGCGCACACCCGGGCAAGGCGCTGCTTGAGCGCTACGGCTGCCTGGGCTGTCACACCCTGGACGGAAGCGAGTCCGTAGGACCCACTCTCAAGGACATCGCCGGGAGCAAGGTGGTGCTGATCACGCCCAAGGGCGTGGAACGCACCGTCACGGTGGATGCCGCCTACCTGAAGGAGGCCATCGCCGGAAAGAAGGAGGCCACGATGAAGGGCTACGATCCGTTGATGCCCAGCTTCTCGGGCCAGATCCCGGACGCTGACATCGATCAGATGGTGGATTTCCTGCTCAAGGGCGAGAAGGCCGCGCTTCCGGACGGCAAGGCGGTCGCTGAAAGCCAGGGCTGCACGGGCTGCCACTCCACGGACGGCTCCGTCCTGGTCGGCCCGAGCTTCAAGGGGCTGATGGGCTCCGTGACCCGCGTGACCGTGGACGGTACCGAGAAGGACGAGGTCGTGAACAGGGCCTTCGTGCTGGAGGTGCTGTCCCATCCTGATAAGCACAGGGTCAAAGGCTTCGACCCGATCATGCCCGCCTACCCGCAACTGACCGAGCAGGAGAAGCAAGCGCTGCTTCTCTACCTGGAGTCGATGGGAACCGGCGGAGGGCAGGGGCATCAGGACCAGCACCCCCACGAGGGGCACAAGTGA
- a CDS encoding UbiA family prenyltransferase, giving the protein MIRDLPALVRPRLCFLAVVAALAGYVCFKPVADSGLACALAGALLLAAGSGALNQLQERATDRLMARTASRPLASGRLGVPQALVFIVTSLCLSLALLAQTDISAVAVWAVVLLVYNGLYTPLKRRTPFAILAGGIAGAMPPLLGWCAAGGEPSDCRALALSGMLYLWQVPHFWMLVRRHEGEYRAAGLPVFAGRLWGRSGFVVSIWLACYGLSVLLLPALGLVSTRWLGFVLVGVGASVMSVGLLGGFRGPSGFQALNASLLFLLCTLIVDAASRAV; this is encoded by the coding sequence GTGATTCGCGATCTTCCGGCCTTGGTCCGGCCGAGGCTGTGCTTCCTGGCCGTCGTGGCCGCTCTGGCGGGCTATGTCTGCTTCAAACCAGTTGCCGACTCAGGCCTGGCCTGCGCGCTTGCCGGCGCGCTGCTGCTGGCGGCGGGCAGCGGTGCGCTCAACCAACTCCAGGAGCGCGCCACGGACAGGCTCATGGCCCGCACGGCCTCCCGCCCGCTGGCCTCCGGCAGGCTCGGCGTGCCTCAAGCGCTGGTCTTCATTGTTACAAGTCTCTGCTTGTCCCTGGCCCTCCTTGCCCAAACCGATATCAGCGCCGTTGCGGTGTGGGCAGTGGTGCTGCTGGTCTACAACGGCCTGTACACGCCGCTCAAACGCCGGACACCCTTCGCCATCCTGGCCGGAGGCATCGCCGGAGCCATGCCGCCGCTGCTGGGCTGGTGCGCGGCCGGAGGCGAGCCTTCCGATTGCCGCGCGCTGGCGCTCTCAGGGATGCTTTACCTTTGGCAGGTCCCTCATTTCTGGATGCTGGTGCGGCGCCACGAGGGCGAATACAGGGCCGCCGGGCTGCCCGTCTTCGCAGGACGCCTCTGGGGCCGCTCCGGCTTCGTCGTCTCCATCTGGCTGGCGTGCTACGGGCTGAGCGTCCTGCTGCTGCCCGCTCTTGGCCTTGTCTCCACGCGCTGGCTCGGGTTCGTGCTGGTGGGGGTCGGGGCCAGCGTCATGTCTGTGGGCCTGCTCGGCGGCTTCCGTGGCCCCAGTGGATTCCAGGCCTTGAATGCCTCCCTGCTGTTTCTGCTTTGTACGCTTATCGTTGATGCAGCAAGCCGCGCCGTCTAG
- a CDS encoding MSCRAMM family protein, translating to MSVWAFQTSGGVCSSSPIQTTNPGSDGSFTFNNIPEGSNIYVQVGNPSASSNYTPSWYKANHSTAYDAYDCLNATPITVTAGQTTNIGNIILQPGGTVTGSVMDGSTPVGGNSIFVGNMFMPSGTACSSRQVYSSQVKSDGTFAIHGVPLGANYFRFSSYDPSKPYPTSYWDGSNGSTACANGITVNVTAGDTNQLLNFHVARGVTISGKVTNSGANVPGMSVSAYSGTPCGNWVWVASGSTDSNGNYSIVAPAGGTFFIRADSTYNKLNYVPLWWDGASGSANCQNAQSIANTQPGATNANVNFAVSPGAIINGKLTDGNSQAITSGYVNVYTGSACSGYSYLTATSSLDSQGNFSLYGVAPGNVLLRSGANGKVSMWWDGTQGSPMCSSAQQVALSGGQTYNGFNFVMPAGGSISGVVRDTSNAPVSGVWVVASYGVSNGSLGAVQTNGSGQYTINNLPAGSINVTAQGASSGLNFDTRWWEGAGSDGTLYWFQAKPVPVVMSGNTGSIDFKLHATGTVSGTVTDHTGAPLANVNVFALLDPNGNSVAASSTAANGTYTLRGVPNGSYIHAKPASSGYNNVNSWWTGSALTSDPAKARPIALDANASQTINFQSPQGAIVTGTITDASNAQPAAGVPVRVDVKGSNGFYTGSSTTTGSDGTFTIKGIPATTSGRLGTSTSGPGYCFSWWDGVGANTNPKAYKALSLTAGTTTSGFNLSLTKGASISGTVTDGTVPLQNVQIMALVNGPCAYPDQYVNARTDYYGKYTITGIPPNTPVTVRTDSYPRLQSFAPKWRTSSGDTTVCSQAASFSLASGAQTTGVDFTLAPGGSISGKITSAGSAVPGMIVSASSDAACSGSFLQNGMTDWDGNYTIYGLPLSSNIYVGSRAKGMQYGDKYWDGAAGGSCASAQPVVINPGQPAVTGINLVLLKISTLMGALMQLLTN from the coding sequence ATGTCCGTGTGGGCGTTCCAGACCTCGGGCGGCGTTTGCAGCTCTTCGCCCATTCAAACCACGAATCCCGGCTCCGACGGTTCCTTCACTTTCAACAACATTCCCGAAGGCTCGAACATTTACGTCCAGGTTGGCAACCCTTCAGCTTCCAGCAACTACACCCCCTCCTGGTATAAGGCGAACCACAGCACGGCCTATGACGCCTACGACTGCCTGAATGCGACACCGATCACGGTTACGGCAGGGCAAACCACGAACATCGGCAACATCATCCTCCAGCCGGGCGGAACGGTAACCGGCAGCGTCATGGACGGCAGCACGCCGGTGGGTGGAAACTCCATTTTCGTCGGAAACATGTTCATGCCTTCCGGCACGGCCTGCAGCAGCCGTCAGGTCTATTCCAGCCAGGTCAAGTCAGACGGCACTTTCGCCATCCACGGGGTGCCTCTTGGCGCCAACTATTTCCGTTTTTCCAGTTATGATCCTTCCAAGCCGTACCCGACCTCCTATTGGGACGGTTCCAATGGATCTACTGCCTGCGCCAACGGCATCACCGTCAACGTCACCGCTGGCGACACCAACCAGTTGTTGAACTTCCACGTTGCCAGGGGCGTCACCATCTCAGGCAAGGTCACCAACTCAGGCGCCAACGTCCCGGGTATGTCGGTGTCCGCCTACTCCGGCACACCCTGCGGCAATTGGGTGTGGGTAGCCAGCGGATCGACAGACTCCAACGGCAACTACTCCATAGTCGCGCCCGCGGGCGGCACCTTCTTTATCCGCGCGGACAGCACCTACAACAAGCTGAACTACGTTCCCCTGTGGTGGGACGGCGCTTCCGGCTCCGCCAACTGCCAGAACGCCCAATCCATCGCCAACACCCAGCCCGGAGCGACCAACGCAAATGTCAACTTCGCCGTCTCGCCCGGAGCCATCATCAACGGCAAGCTCACCGACGGCAACTCCCAGGCCATCACTTCGGGCTACGTGAACGTCTACACCGGGAGCGCCTGCTCGGGGTACAGCTACCTGACCGCCACCAGTTCGCTTGATTCGCAGGGCAACTTCTCCCTGTACGGCGTGGCCCCCGGCAATGTGCTGTTGCGCTCAGGCGCTAACGGCAAGGTGTCCATGTGGTGGGACGGGACTCAGGGCAGCCCCATGTGCTCAAGCGCCCAACAGGTGGCCTTGAGCGGCGGGCAGACCTACAACGGGTTCAACTTCGTCATGCCCGCGGGAGGAAGCATCTCCGGCGTGGTGCGCGACACCAGCAACGCACCTGTTTCAGGGGTATGGGTGGTCGCCAGCTATGGCGTGAGCAACGGCAGCCTCGGAGCGGTCCAGACGAACGGCAGCGGGCAGTACACCATAAACAACCTCCCCGCCGGGAGCATCAATGTCACCGCCCAGGGGGCATCGTCGGGCCTGAACTTCGACACCCGCTGGTGGGAGGGCGCTGGCAGCGACGGCACCCTGTACTGGTTCCAGGCCAAGCCTGTGCCGGTGGTCATGTCCGGAAACACGGGCTCCATCGACTTCAAGCTCCATGCGACCGGCACCGTGAGCGGCACGGTCACGGACCACACGGGCGCCCCCCTGGCGAACGTGAACGTCTTCGCGCTCCTGGACCCGAACGGCAACTCCGTCGCCGCGTCCTCCACGGCCGCCAATGGCACATACACCCTCCGGGGCGTGCCGAACGGCTCCTACATCCACGCCAAGCCCGCAAGCTCAGGGTACAACAACGTCAACTCCTGGTGGACCGGCTCGGCCCTGACCAGCGATCCGGCCAAGGCCAGGCCCATCGCACTGGACGCCAACGCCAGCCAGACCATCAACTTCCAGTCGCCGCAGGGCGCGATCGTCACGGGCACGATCACCGACGCCTCCAATGCCCAGCCCGCCGCCGGAGTGCCCGTGCGCGTGGACGTCAAAGGCTCCAACGGCTTCTACACGGGATCAAGCACGACCACCGGCAGCGACGGAACCTTCACCATCAAGGGAATCCCGGCCACAACCAGCGGCCGCCTTGGCACTTCGACCTCGGGTCCCGGGTACTGCTTCTCCTGGTGGGACGGCGTGGGGGCGAACACCAACCCCAAAGCCTACAAGGCGCTCAGTCTTACCGCGGGAACCACCACTTCGGGCTTCAACCTGAGCCTGACCAAGGGCGCATCCATCAGCGGTACTGTCACGGACGGCACCGTCCCCTTGCAGAATGTGCAAATCATGGCTTTGGTCAATGGCCCGTGCGCCTACCCCGACCAGTACGTGAACGCGCGAACCGACTATTACGGCAAATACACCATCACCGGCATCCCGCCCAACACACCGGTGACGGTGCGTACTGACTCCTACCCCAGGCTGCAGTCCTTCGCGCCCAAGTGGCGCACCTCCAGTGGTGACACCACCGTGTGCTCCCAGGCCGCCAGTTTCTCGCTCGCCTCGGGAGCGCAGACGACCGGGGTCGACTTCACGCTCGCACCGGGCGGTTCGATCAGCGGCAAGATCACCAGCGCCGGATCGGCCGTGCCCGGCATGATCGTGTCCGCCTCCTCCGACGCTGCCTGCTCTGGCTCCTTCCTGCAGAACGGGATGACCGATTGGGATGGCAACTACACCATCTACGGCCTGCCGCTCTCGTCCAACATCTATGTGGGCAGCAGGGCCAAGGGCATGCAATACGGCGACAAGTACTGGGACGGCGCCGCCGGCGGCAGCTGCGCCAGCGCGCAGCCCGTGGTCATCAACCCGGGCCAGCCCGCCGTCACCGGAATCAATCTGGTTCTGCTCAAGATCAGCACCCTGATGGGCGCGCTCATGCAGCTCTTGACCAACTGA
- a CDS encoding substrate-binding domain-containing protein translates to MRCFLALLAIFVSAPVLTYAQESPKVTETYGSGPKVFSLATGSPGELGLLKQLGEAFARKAGASMEWYKAGTGQSLDMLKARKVDMVMVHAPAKVDQAVKEGWGVKKTLIGSNEFFIVGPASDPSGIAMAKTGVQAYQDAAKGKAPFFSRGDNSGTHQKEMAIWKAAGIEPSGPWYIVTKDFMTATLKRAENEQGYFMTDSSTWVAEKTNTPKLKVLFSGDKMLVNTYHALGQPKGATPGAETAAAFIDFVASDEGQNIIRAYGKDKYGESLYNDAAYAKKYDD, encoded by the coding sequence ATGCGCTGTTTCCTCGCATTGCTCGCGATCTTCGTATCAGCCCCCGTTTTGACCTACGCCCAGGAGTCTCCCAAAGTCACAGAGACGTACGGTTCCGGCCCCAAGGTGTTCAGCCTGGCCACTGGCAGCCCCGGTGAACTGGGCCTGTTGAAGCAGTTGGGGGAGGCTTTCGCCCGAAAAGCGGGGGCGAGCATGGAGTGGTACAAGGCCGGGACGGGCCAATCCCTGGATATGCTCAAGGCCAGAAAGGTGGACATGGTCATGGTGCACGCCCCGGCCAAGGTGGATCAGGCCGTGAAGGAAGGGTGGGGCGTCAAGAAGACCCTCATCGGCTCCAACGAGTTTTTCATTGTCGGTCCGGCATCAGACCCCTCGGGCATCGCCATGGCCAAGACCGGGGTTCAGGCCTATCAGGACGCTGCCAAGGGCAAGGCCCCGTTCTTCTCGCGCGGGGACAACTCCGGCACCCACCAGAAGGAGATGGCGATCTGGAAGGCGGCCGGAATCGAACCATCCGGCCCCTGGTACATCGTGACCAAGGATTTCATGACCGCCACGCTCAAGCGCGCCGAGAATGAGCAGGGCTATTTCATGACCGATTCCAGCACCTGGGTGGCGGAGAAAACGAACACGCCAAAGCTCAAGGTGCTTTTCTCGGGCGACAAAATGCTGGTGAACACCTACCACGCCCTGGGCCAGCCCAAGGGCGCCACCCCCGGAGCCGAAACCGCCGCGGCCTTCATCGACTTCGTGGCCTCGGATGAGGGGCAGAACATCATCCGCGCTTACGGCAAGGACAAGTACGGAGAATCACTCTACAACGACGCGGCCTACGCCAAGAAATACGACGACTGA
- a CDS encoding YwbE family protein — MNGTERKNIFPGCRVLIILKQDQRTGKTTEGVVKDLLTKAPHHSRGIKVRLTSGAVGRVAKVLGGPA, encoded by the coding sequence GTGAACGGAACGGAACGCAAGAACATCTTCCCAGGGTGCCGGGTGCTGATCATCCTCAAACAGGACCAGCGCACCGGCAAAACCACGGAGGGGGTCGTGAAGGATCTACTGACCAAGGCTCCCCACCATTCCCGGGGCATCAAGGTCCGGCTGACCAGCGGCGCGGTCGGAAGGGTGGCCAAGGTGCTTGGCGGACCGGCATAG
- a CDS encoding YaiI/YqxD family protein translates to MHIYVDADALPNPIKEILFRAAIRLRTGLTLVANKTLQVPASEHIAAIRVGQGFDVVDAAIVERVQPGDLVITADIPLAALVIERDAHALSPRGELFSKENIQGRLAMRNLLCELRDGGVMTGGPPPLSNRDREAFANALDIFMTRQSAAKRG, encoded by the coding sequence ATGCACATCTACGTCGACGCCGACGCACTGCCCAATCCGATCAAGGAGATACTGTTCCGCGCGGCCATCCGCCTGCGGACGGGCCTGACCCTGGTGGCCAACAAGACGCTCCAGGTGCCGGCCTCGGAGCACATCGCCGCCATCCGCGTGGGTCAGGGCTTCGACGTGGTGGACGCGGCCATCGTGGAACGCGTCCAGCCCGGCGACCTGGTGATCACGGCGGACATCCCGCTGGCCGCGCTGGTTATCGAGCGGGACGCCCACGCCCTGAGCCCCCGAGGGGAATTGTTCTCCAAGGAGAACATCCAGGGACGCCTGGCCATGCGCAACCTGCTCTGCGAATTGCGCGACGGCGGAGTGATGACTGGCGGGCCTCCGCCCCTCAGCAACCGCGACCGTGAAGCCTTCGCCAACGCCCTGGACATCTTCATGACGAGGCAGTCTGCGGCCAAGCGGGGGTAG
- a CDS encoding SLC13 family permease, whose protein sequence is MTAKKWTGLAIAFASLVGIIWFVPPIDGLTPAGKASLAVAVFAIVVWMTQAVDDATSGFLIVFLLAALNATTVANAFAGYSNTALWLIVIGFVMAAGMEKSGLSKRIALFLVNLAGGSPIRIYWAVASVMLVLTFLVPSITARTLLMLPIVMGIGMAFNAKEGQSNIVKALIFIVAMSGTIMSIGVLTAHVGNPVTVGLIESATKKAISWSDWFRAAAPPAFSLAVLSVVVIAAMWKPEVKSLGEGHSYIRRELEALGRIKGKEIYTLVVFCFILLLWATDSIHKINVVVVGMVAVILVLWPRFGVMTWSEAQRRVPWNVFIVYGAGLSLGAALVSSGAAKWLAGVMLSPIAQMPQATQLIILLWIITGLQLFFTGGGPKTTALTPIIIAHATAIGADPMTFALILGLNMPHQYILPVSNMPNAVAMGTGHITAGELQKTGVVISLLAVVFMSVMVLTYWKWIGMVSAG, encoded by the coding sequence CGCCAGCGGGCAAGGCCTCCCTGGCGGTGGCCGTGTTCGCCATCGTGGTCTGGATGACCCAGGCAGTCGACGACGCCACCAGCGGCTTCCTGATCGTCTTCCTGCTGGCCGCGCTGAACGCGACCACCGTGGCCAACGCTTTCGCCGGTTACTCCAACACCGCCCTCTGGCTGATAGTCATCGGCTTCGTCATGGCCGCCGGGATGGAGAAATCGGGGCTCTCCAAGCGGATCGCACTGTTCCTCGTGAATCTGGCCGGCGGCTCGCCCATCAGGATATACTGGGCCGTGGCCTCGGTCATGCTGGTGCTCACCTTCCTGGTGCCCTCCATCACGGCCCGGACGCTGCTCATGCTGCCCATCGTCATGGGCATCGGCATGGCCTTCAACGCGAAGGAGGGCCAGAGCAACATCGTCAAGGCGTTGATCTTCATCGTGGCCATGAGCGGCACCATCATGAGCATCGGCGTGCTCACCGCCCACGTGGGCAACCCCGTGACGGTGGGGCTCATTGAATCGGCCACCAAGAAGGCCATCTCCTGGTCGGACTGGTTCAGGGCCGCCGCGCCGCCGGCCTTCAGCCTGGCCGTTCTCTCGGTCGTCGTGATCGCCGCCATGTGGAAGCCTGAAGTGAAGAGCCTGGGCGAGGGCCACAGCTACATCCGCCGCGAGCTCGAGGCCCTGGGCAGGATCAAGGGCAAGGAAATCTACACGCTGGTGGTGTTCTGCTTCATCCTGTTGCTGTGGGCCACCGATTCGATCCATAAGATCAACGTGGTGGTCGTGGGCATGGTGGCCGTCATCCTGGTGTTGTGGCCCAGGTTCGGCGTCATGACATGGAGCGAGGCCCAGAGGCGGGTGCCCTGGAACGTGTTCATCGTGTACGGGGCGGGCCTCTCGCTTGGCGCGGCGCTCGTCAGCTCCGGGGCGGCCAAGTGGCTGGCCGGGGTGATGCTCTCTCCCATCGCTCAAATGCCGCAGGCCACGCAGTTGATCATCCTGCTCTGGATCATCACCGGCCTGCAGCTTTTCTTCACCGGGGGCGGACCCAAGACAACGGCGCTGACCCCCATCATCATCGCCCACGCCACCGCCATCGGGGCGGACCCCATGACGTTCGCCCTGATCCTGGGCCTGAACATGCCCCACCAGTACATCCTGCCGGTGAGCAACATGCCCAACGCCGTGGCCATGGGCACCGGGCATATCACCGCCGGGGAGCTTCAGAAGACCGGCGTCGTGATCAGCCTGCTGGCGGTTGTATTCATGAGCGTCATGGTGCTGACCTACTGGAAGTGGATCGGGATGGTCAGCGCGGGCTGA